GCGATACTCAGAATATCCCGTTGTCGCGTGCAACGCGTGTTTCCAGTTTGCTTTACTTCCAAGTTTCATGATCGACCTGGAaggataaaattaactaagattactttttttacatatattcgTACGACTTCCACGATCTTTACACAAACATGCAATGAAGCATTTAGGATGTGTATTAGATcggaaagttatttttttactattttcttttcttgtttTCGAGAAAGACTAAAATTAaagctattattttataagaatttatcgAATCTTTTTCCAACCTTAATAACTTTCCCGCGTCCTTTGAATTGTAAATGTCACATTTGTGAAGAGGTAAGTTAAACACCGTGGAACTAAGTGGCAGATTCCGGGATGTTTTGCACATTCCTTGAAACAACTGAACTTGAAGAAAGTTTCCCAGGAAATACCTATTGACGTTATTTATcagttttatttgtacatcTTTTGAATCGGTTGAACTTACCCGGCATAAGGTATATTATGAGCGACATGAAATTTCGCTGCAGGATCGAAGAACTTTTCGGATCTCAGTGATGGCGGCACAACACCCATGTATCGACGATGCAAGTTCCACCAGAATACATTATATTCTGATGGTTTTATTTTACCAGAAAAGACAGACCATCTCCATTTCTCTATTATCAGTCCATTGGATAGTTGCGGTATCTTGAGTAAAGCCTGCCTCACAAGAAGAGCTATTTCTAGTGAATCGTGCGAAGGCAAATCTACTCTAGACGAATCATTGGATGCAAACACGTTACGTATCAATCCGAGACGACGCAAATGTCGAGGAGAAACTGCACCGTATGAAACAGCATCTCCTATCGACTCGTGAAAAGCACTATTGATTCCATTCTGTGTGAAAATAACAaggtattttacattatacaaagtatttaaaaatagtagtTCTTGTCAAGACGTTtcgaatttataatataaatgaacCAATTCTATAGTTAATTTAAAGTCAATCTTTTTACttcaactaattttttaaattacaacattctaatttcatataaatgaAATAGATCGAATCGAGTACCTTAAAAAACGACAACTGATTCTGATACGccatataatattgtatatgaccAATCTCgtgataaataacattaaaatcttGCGGTTGTGTTTCTAAACATccaaaaattctaaaataaaaggtAGTTAATGTTTGTCAACtaaattcaacatttattcttataatttctaaaaatttataaaaatacctaAAATCATCTTTCTTGTACATGTTGATTGCAGTTGCATGACAACTGGAGCCATTATTAGtttcttgtttaaaaatggAATTCTTCCAAAATTTAGACGATAACGGTGGAAATCCgagagatatataaaaattttctacagtttttatcatttttatcacaTTGTAATTTTCTTGTATCATTGAGTCTGTCAGATTCGGCATGATCGCGGTGTAATTTGGAAACACCACGTCGATCAATGCTTCCCAATTTTGCGACCACAAGTTGCCTATAAGAATAATAACACTAAGAGAAAGAAGGCGCTATTTgctatctttattatttaattatctttgttgtaaaattttattttacctaATAAATGAGCGGGAATTGGTAGAAACATGTCAACGACGTTGGGATACAATTTTGTAAGACGGAATCTTACGACAGCGTGAAGAAGACGATAGAGTGGTTCAACTTGTTGATACATTTCTTCAAAAACTTTTTCCAAGTTTGGAATTTCGTACTCTTCTCTCCAGTATTCTCCGATATCAGTGTAgccttatataataaaacttatcattaacattattaaaaataaaagatcaatttttttctttctttaatcaataattataaatgttacatattttgcTACCATTGTTTCGCGCAAAAGTATTTTGAAGATCCactaattgtttaaaaagttcctTTGTGCGACCCATGCGATTTCTCCAAGCAGTCCAAGCCCAACGTAATTCTCTCTCGTttctaaataaacaaatgtgcacgtataaaaaatacctgatatttcttttctctcatatTCCTCGCATTTTTTCTGAGAATTATAACTTTAAtcgaaatatatgtatttggtaatttgaataatgtaTTACAATGCACCTTGAAGTTGCCATTAACTTTCCCACGTTTAATTCATTGTTGTAACATctttgtatgtaatttttaactttgcaaATTCGTGCAGAGTTATACATAGATGACAATAGTTCATTGATAATAGCGATCTTTCtgcaaaaaaaggaaataaaattttattgaaataatttttttatgaaattttgcaATGAAGAAGCGTAGTTATTttgtaatgaataatattttaataatatttacaaattaataatatttgattgaaactgttgaattttttgtgaaattttgATACTATCACCGGTTAAAATGTTTAGAAATAAACGTAAGATACAACAAATATCGtcactgaaaaattttattaaagctttattaaaattttatttaaaattttttaccagGTTATCAAACATTTATCGTACCTTGCTATTTCATCAGTATATTTTAGTCCtttacacaaaaaatgcactatttttttgttcacaGATACACTATTATTTTGAAGGTCCATTACTTTTGCGCACCATTTCTTCTTTGACTTTATCTTTAGACGAACGAAgtggatatatatttttgatggTACAATCGAGCGATTTGCGAGGATTTGCCATTCCAATTCGGCGATTGCTTGATTTAACAAGTCAAATGTATTGTCCATTTGATTAATCACCATCATCGACGTTCCATAATCAATTTCTTCTGCTGTAAACAAATAGATAATAAGatcaattataaatcaatcaattacaataattataattaatcatcaCAGTTGATTGACTTGTAATTATCACAATTGATTAGCTTAGGTAAGtctgaattattttaagattttggTTAAAATTATAGAGTGTTTGTAACTTGTGTTTTTCTTTAGTgtgattaattaaagtataatattatttccgtCACTTTACTTTTTGAGATGCTGGTATGTAGAAAGATGCATACTGCGAAGCGAACGAAGAACATATTTCGGAGACGTTTTCTCTGTTCACTTGCTGAGTCTCGCACAGTGATTCCGCACCATCGATTCTACGGAGAAGGATTAATTTTGTCGTGAGAAAAACGAGAGCTTTTATCCGTGTTTGAAGACCGATTGAATGTTCATCCGCACGTTGCGCCGCTCCTCGTGTTTTCTTAAGGCGACAGGAGATATACCTTTAATTGAAACCTACGCATTGTTTTACTTACGCCGGCAAATTGCTCTTTATTACGATCCTCCGTCTTTTGGTTTCAATCGCCTCATTCCGctgtaaagaaaaaacattcCGTCGTCCTTATTCTCTT
This genomic window from Monomorium pharaonis isolate MP-MQ-018 chromosome 8, ASM1337386v2, whole genome shotgun sequence contains:
- the LOC105832049 gene encoding angiotensin-converting enzyme isoform X1, whose product is MFFVRFAVCIFLHTSISKTEEIDYGTSMMVINQMDNTFDLLNQAIAELEWQILANRSIVPSKIYIHFVRLKIKSKKKWCAKVMDLQNNSVSVNKKIVHFLCKGLKYTDEIARKIAIINELLSSMYNSARICKVKNYIQRCYNNELNVGKLMATSRNERELRWAWTAWRNRMGRTKELFKQLVDLQNTFARNNGYTDIGEYWREEYEIPNLEKVFEEMYQQVEPLYRLLHAVVRFRLTKLYPNVVDMFLPIPAHLLGNLWSQNWEALIDVVFPNYTAIMPNLTDSMIQENYNVIKMIKTVENFYISLGFPPLSSKFWKNSIFKQETNNGSSCHATAINMYKKDDFRIFGCLETQPQDFNVIYHEIGHIQYYMAYQNQLSFFKNGINSAFHESIGDAVSYGAVSPRHLRRLGLIRNVFASNDSSRVDLPSHDSLEIALLVRQALLKIPQLSNGLIIEKWRWSVFSGKIKPSEYNVFWWNLHRRYMGVVPPSLRSEKFFDPAAKFHVAHNIPYAGYFLGNFLQVQLFQGMCKTSRNLPLSSTVFNLPLHKCDIYNSKDAGKLLRSIMKLGSKANWKHALHATTGYSEYRVEPLLTYYEPVREWLQREIERHGIPVGWD
- the LOC105832049 gene encoding angiotensin-converting enzyme isoform X2, whose translation is MFFVRFAVCIFLHTSISKKEIDYGTSMMVINQMDNTFDLLNQAIAELEWQILANRSIVPSKIYIHFVRLKIKSKKKWCAKVMDLQNNSVSVNKKIVHFLCKGLKYTDEIARKIAIINELLSSMYNSARICKVKNYIQRCYNNELNVGKLMATSRNERELRWAWTAWRNRMGRTKELFKQLVDLQNTFARNNGYTDIGEYWREEYEIPNLEKVFEEMYQQVEPLYRLLHAVVRFRLTKLYPNVVDMFLPIPAHLLGNLWSQNWEALIDVVFPNYTAIMPNLTDSMIQENYNVIKMIKTVENFYISLGFPPLSSKFWKNSIFKQETNNGSSCHATAINMYKKDDFRIFGCLETQPQDFNVIYHEIGHIQYYMAYQNQLSFFKNGINSAFHESIGDAVSYGAVSPRHLRRLGLIRNVFASNDSSRVDLPSHDSLEIALLVRQALLKIPQLSNGLIIEKWRWSVFSGKIKPSEYNVFWWNLHRRYMGVVPPSLRSEKFFDPAAKFHVAHNIPYAGYFLGNFLQVQLFQGMCKTSRNLPLSSTVFNLPLHKCDIYNSKDAGKLLRSIMKLGSKANWKHALHATTGYSEYRVEPLLTYYEPVREWLQREIERHGIPVGWD